A single window of Stigmatopora nigra isolate UIUO_SnigA chromosome 20, RoL_Snig_1.1, whole genome shotgun sequence DNA harbors:
- the naa40 gene encoding N-alpha-acetyltransferase 40, giving the protein MGRKSGRAKEKKARRLEERAAMDAVCAKVDAANKLDDPLDSFPAFKKYDRNGLNLQIECKRVTALNPLSVEWAFELTRANMQTLYEQSEWGWKEREKREEMNDERAWYLLARDGESAPVAFSHFRFDVECGEEVLYCYEVQLESRVRRKGLGKFLIQILQLIANSTQMKKVMLTVFKHNHGAYQFFRDALQFEMDETSPSMSGCCGDDCSYEILSRRTKHGEASVGHSHGGGHCGGCCH; this is encoded by the exons ATGGGG AGGAAATCTGGCAGAGCAAAGGAGAAGAAGGCAAGACGTCTGGAGGAAAGGGCGGCCATGGACGCCGTCTGCGCCAAGGTGGACGCCGCAAATAAG CTGGATGACCCACTGGATTCCTTTCCGGCCTTTAAAAAATACGACAGAAACGG attaaaccTCCAAATCGAGTGCAAGAGAGTGACGGCCCTCAACCCGTTATCTGTGGAATGGGCTTTCGAACTCACCCGAGCCAACATGCAAACCCT ATATGAGCAGAGCGAATGGGGCTGGAAAGAACGTGAGAAGAGAGAGGAGATGAACGACGAGAGGGCGTGGTACCTACTGGCTCGTGATGGAGAATCCGCACCCGTGGCTTTTTCCCACTTCCGATTCGACGTGGAGTGCGGGGAGGAGGTGCTCTACTG CTATGAAGTTCAACTGGAGAGCAGAGTGCGAAGGAAAGGGCTGGGCAAATTCCTCATCCAGATTTTACAGCTCATCGCTAACAG TACACAGATGAAAAAAGTCATGCTGACAGTTTTCAAACACAACCACGGCGCCTATCAATTCTTCCGGGACGCTCTTCA GTTCGAGATGGACGAAACCTCACCCAGTATGTCCGGCTGCTGCGGCGACGACTGCTCGTACGAAATCTTGAGCCGGCGGACCAAGCACGGCGAAGCGTCGGTGGGTCACAGCCACGGCGGCGGCCATTGTGGTGGTTGCTGCCACTGA
- the sepsecs gene encoding O-phosphoseryl-tRNA(Sec) selenium transferase isoform X3, whose product MDSNNFLGNCGVGEREGRVASAIVARRHYRLIHGIGRSGDIAAVQPKAAGSSLLNKLTNSLVLDILKISGVRSVKSCFVVPMATGMSLTLCFLTLRHRRHNARYIIWPRIDQKSCFKAMITAGFIPVVVENRLEGDELRTDVEEAERKILELGAENVLCVHSTTSCFAPRTPDRLEELAKMCAKWNIPHIVNNAYGVQSSKCMHLIQEVSIIHMHMPRSYFMFSFHGQGARVGRIDAFVQSLDKNFMVPVGSAVIAGFDPAFVQEISQTYPGRASASPSLDLFITLVTLGASGYKKLLSDRKEIYAFLGEELKKLASAHGERLLHTPHNPISYAVSLDGLQTNRDKAVTELGAMLFTRQVSGARVVPLDKEQTIGGHTFRGFMSHSEAYPCPYLNAAAAVGITRQDVALCMKRLDKCLKILRKDAKCDDTGTNAQTATASHRE is encoded by the exons ATGGACAGCAACAACTTCCTCGGCAATTGCGGCGTCGGCGAACGGGAAGGCCGAGTGGCGTCCGCCATTGTTGCCAGGCGACATTACAG gTTGATCCACGGAATCGGGCGGTCAGGTGACATCGCGGCCGTTCAACCCAAAGCTGCTGGTTCGAGTCTGCTCAATAAGTTGACCAACTCACTTGTACTGGATATTTTAAAGATTTCAG gcgTAAGGAGTGTAAAGAGCTGCTTTGTGGTTCCCATGGCGACCGGCATGAGTCTAACCCTATGCTTCCTGACCCTTCGCCACCGCCGACACAACGCCCGCTACATTATCTGGCCACGCATCGACCAAAAATCCTGCTTCAAAGCCATGATCACAGCAGGTTTCATCCCAGTCGTGGTGGAAAACCGTCTGGAGGGCGACGAACTACGGACGGACGTGGAAGAGGCCGAGCGCAAAATCCTGGAACTCGGCGCCGAGAACGTCCTATGCGTGCATTCCACCACGTCCTGCTTTGCGCCTCGAACACCTGACCG GTTGGAAGAACTCGCCAAAATGTGTGCAAAATGGAACATTCCCCACATTGTAAACAATGCATATGGAGTGCAGTCATCCAAGTGCATGCATCTAATACAAGAGGTAAGTatcatacatatgcatatgccGCGTTCatatttcatgttttcttttcatgGCCAGGGCGCCCGAGTCGGACGAATCGATGCCTTCGTCCAAAGTTTGGACAAGAACTTCATGGTTCCCGTGGGAAGCGCCGTCATCGCCGGTTTTGACCCGGCTTTCGTACAGGAGATTAGCCAGACTTACCCAG GTCGTGCGTCGGCGTCGCCTTCACTTGACCTTTTCATCACTCTCGTCACGCTAGGAGCTAGCGGCTATAAGAAACTCCTGTCGGACAGAAAG GAGATTTATGCGTTTCTGGGTGAGGAACTGAAGAAATTGGCGTCGGCACATGGGGAGCGTTTGCTACACACTCCCCATAATCCCATTTCATATG CTGTATCTCTCGACGGGCTCCAAACCAACCGAGACAAAGCCGTGACCGAACTGGGCGCCATGTTGTTCACACGCCAAGTTTCCGGAGCCAG AGTGGTACCATTGGATAAGGAGCAAACCATCGGCGGGCACACATTCCGTGGATTTATGTCGCACTCCGAAGCCTACCCATGTCCTTATCtcaacgccgccgccgctgtgGGCATCACCCGCCAGGATGTGGCGCTGTGCATGAAAAGGCTGGACAAATGCTTGAAGATATTGCGAAAGGACGCCAAGTG cgaCGACACGGGAACGAACGCTCAAACCGCAACGGCGAGTCATCGGGAGTAA
- the sepsecs gene encoding O-phosphoseryl-tRNA(Sec) selenium transferase isoform X1, which produces MNSENFTLSERLVSASYVRQACQARRGHEQLIRQLLEQVRPRGKCPEEGWSESTLELFLNELAVMDSNNFLGNCGVGEREGRVASAIVARRHYRLIHGIGRSGDIAAVQPKAAGSSLLNKLTNSLVLDILKISGVRSVKSCFVVPMATGMSLTLCFLTLRHRRHNARYIIWPRIDQKSCFKAMITAGFIPVVVENRLEGDELRTDVEEAERKILELGAENVLCVHSTTSCFAPRTPDRLEELAKMCAKWNIPHIVNNAYGVQSSKCMHLIQEVSIIHMHMPRSYFMFSFHGQGARVGRIDAFVQSLDKNFMVPVGSAVIAGFDPAFVQEISQTYPGRASASPSLDLFITLVTLGASGYKKLLSDRKEIYAFLGEELKKLASAHGERLLHTPHNPISYAVSLDGLQTNRDKAVTELGAMLFTRQVSGARVVPLDKEQTIGGHTFRGFMSHSEAYPCPYLNAAAAVGITRQDVALCMKRLDKCLKILRKDAKCDDTGTNAQTATASHRE; this is translated from the exons ATGAACAGTGAAAACTTCACACTGAGCGAGAGGCTGGTGTCGGCGTCCTACGTGCGGCAGGCGTGTCAAGCTCGCCGTGGCCACGAGCAGCTCATCAGGCAACTACTGGAACAGGTTAGGCCAAGG GGGAAATGTCCAGAAGAAGGTTGGAGCGAGAGCACCCTGGAGCTCTTCCTGAACGAGCTGGCCGTCATGGACAGCAACAACTTCCTCGGCAATTGCGGCGTCGGCGAACGGGAAGGCCGAGTGGCGTCCGCCATTGTTGCCAGGCGACATTACAG gTTGATCCACGGAATCGGGCGGTCAGGTGACATCGCGGCCGTTCAACCCAAAGCTGCTGGTTCGAGTCTGCTCAATAAGTTGACCAACTCACTTGTACTGGATATTTTAAAGATTTCAG gcgTAAGGAGTGTAAAGAGCTGCTTTGTGGTTCCCATGGCGACCGGCATGAGTCTAACCCTATGCTTCCTGACCCTTCGCCACCGCCGACACAACGCCCGCTACATTATCTGGCCACGCATCGACCAAAAATCCTGCTTCAAAGCCATGATCACAGCAGGTTTCATCCCAGTCGTGGTGGAAAACCGTCTGGAGGGCGACGAACTACGGACGGACGTGGAAGAGGCCGAGCGCAAAATCCTGGAACTCGGCGCCGAGAACGTCCTATGCGTGCATTCCACCACGTCCTGCTTTGCGCCTCGAACACCTGACCG GTTGGAAGAACTCGCCAAAATGTGTGCAAAATGGAACATTCCCCACATTGTAAACAATGCATATGGAGTGCAGTCATCCAAGTGCATGCATCTAATACAAGAGGTAAGTatcatacatatgcatatgccGCGTTCatatttcatgttttcttttcatgGCCAGGGCGCCCGAGTCGGACGAATCGATGCCTTCGTCCAAAGTTTGGACAAGAACTTCATGGTTCCCGTGGGAAGCGCCGTCATCGCCGGTTTTGACCCGGCTTTCGTACAGGAGATTAGCCAGACTTACCCAG GTCGTGCGTCGGCGTCGCCTTCACTTGACCTTTTCATCACTCTCGTCACGCTAGGAGCTAGCGGCTATAAGAAACTCCTGTCGGACAGAAAG GAGATTTATGCGTTTCTGGGTGAGGAACTGAAGAAATTGGCGTCGGCACATGGGGAGCGTTTGCTACACACTCCCCATAATCCCATTTCATATG CTGTATCTCTCGACGGGCTCCAAACCAACCGAGACAAAGCCGTGACCGAACTGGGCGCCATGTTGTTCACACGCCAAGTTTCCGGAGCCAG AGTGGTACCATTGGATAAGGAGCAAACCATCGGCGGGCACACATTCCGTGGATTTATGTCGCACTCCGAAGCCTACCCATGTCCTTATCtcaacgccgccgccgctgtgGGCATCACCCGCCAGGATGTGGCGCTGTGCATGAAAAGGCTGGACAAATGCTTGAAGATATTGCGAAAGGACGCCAAGTG cgaCGACACGGGAACGAACGCTCAAACCGCAACGGCGAGTCATCGGGAGTAA
- the sepsecs gene encoding O-phosphoseryl-tRNA(Sec) selenium transferase isoform X2, producing MNSENFTLSERLVSASYVRQACQARRGHEQLIRQLLEQGKCPEEGWSESTLELFLNELAVMDSNNFLGNCGVGEREGRVASAIVARRHYRLIHGIGRSGDIAAVQPKAAGSSLLNKLTNSLVLDILKISGVRSVKSCFVVPMATGMSLTLCFLTLRHRRHNARYIIWPRIDQKSCFKAMITAGFIPVVVENRLEGDELRTDVEEAERKILELGAENVLCVHSTTSCFAPRTPDRLEELAKMCAKWNIPHIVNNAYGVQSSKCMHLIQEVSIIHMHMPRSYFMFSFHGQGARVGRIDAFVQSLDKNFMVPVGSAVIAGFDPAFVQEISQTYPGRASASPSLDLFITLVTLGASGYKKLLSDRKEIYAFLGEELKKLASAHGERLLHTPHNPISYAVSLDGLQTNRDKAVTELGAMLFTRQVSGARVVPLDKEQTIGGHTFRGFMSHSEAYPCPYLNAAAAVGITRQDVALCMKRLDKCLKILRKDAKCDDTGTNAQTATASHRE from the exons ATGAACAGTGAAAACTTCACACTGAGCGAGAGGCTGGTGTCGGCGTCCTACGTGCGGCAGGCGTGTCAAGCTCGCCGTGGCCACGAGCAGCTCATCAGGCAACTACTGGAACAG GGGAAATGTCCAGAAGAAGGTTGGAGCGAGAGCACCCTGGAGCTCTTCCTGAACGAGCTGGCCGTCATGGACAGCAACAACTTCCTCGGCAATTGCGGCGTCGGCGAACGGGAAGGCCGAGTGGCGTCCGCCATTGTTGCCAGGCGACATTACAG gTTGATCCACGGAATCGGGCGGTCAGGTGACATCGCGGCCGTTCAACCCAAAGCTGCTGGTTCGAGTCTGCTCAATAAGTTGACCAACTCACTTGTACTGGATATTTTAAAGATTTCAG gcgTAAGGAGTGTAAAGAGCTGCTTTGTGGTTCCCATGGCGACCGGCATGAGTCTAACCCTATGCTTCCTGACCCTTCGCCACCGCCGACACAACGCCCGCTACATTATCTGGCCACGCATCGACCAAAAATCCTGCTTCAAAGCCATGATCACAGCAGGTTTCATCCCAGTCGTGGTGGAAAACCGTCTGGAGGGCGACGAACTACGGACGGACGTGGAAGAGGCCGAGCGCAAAATCCTGGAACTCGGCGCCGAGAACGTCCTATGCGTGCATTCCACCACGTCCTGCTTTGCGCCTCGAACACCTGACCG GTTGGAAGAACTCGCCAAAATGTGTGCAAAATGGAACATTCCCCACATTGTAAACAATGCATATGGAGTGCAGTCATCCAAGTGCATGCATCTAATACAAGAGGTAAGTatcatacatatgcatatgccGCGTTCatatttcatgttttcttttcatgGCCAGGGCGCCCGAGTCGGACGAATCGATGCCTTCGTCCAAAGTTTGGACAAGAACTTCATGGTTCCCGTGGGAAGCGCCGTCATCGCCGGTTTTGACCCGGCTTTCGTACAGGAGATTAGCCAGACTTACCCAG GTCGTGCGTCGGCGTCGCCTTCACTTGACCTTTTCATCACTCTCGTCACGCTAGGAGCTAGCGGCTATAAGAAACTCCTGTCGGACAGAAAG GAGATTTATGCGTTTCTGGGTGAGGAACTGAAGAAATTGGCGTCGGCACATGGGGAGCGTTTGCTACACACTCCCCATAATCCCATTTCATATG CTGTATCTCTCGACGGGCTCCAAACCAACCGAGACAAAGCCGTGACCGAACTGGGCGCCATGTTGTTCACACGCCAAGTTTCCGGAGCCAG AGTGGTACCATTGGATAAGGAGCAAACCATCGGCGGGCACACATTCCGTGGATTTATGTCGCACTCCGAAGCCTACCCATGTCCTTATCtcaacgccgccgccgctgtgGGCATCACCCGCCAGGATGTGGCGCTGTGCATGAAAAGGCTGGACAAATGCTTGAAGATATTGCGAAAGGACGCCAAGTG cgaCGACACGGGAACGAACGCTCAAACCGCAACGGCGAGTCATCGGGAGTAA